A window from Shewanella livingstonensis encodes these proteins:
- the degQ gene encoding Do family serine endopeptidase DegQ, protein MKTKLSLLSAALLTASLAMAPTLSFAAIPQAVDGQAMPSLAPMLERTTPAVVSVAVTGTQVSKQRTPDVFRYFFGPNAPQEQVQERPFRGLGSGVIIDADKGYIITNNHVINGADDIQIGLYDGREVTAKLIGADKESDIALLQIDAKNLVAIKQTDSDEIRVGDFAVAIGNPFGLGQTVTSGIVSALGRSGLGIEMLENFIQTDAAINSGNSGGALVNLKGELIGINTAIVAPNGGNVGIGFAIPANMVNNLVDQIIEHGEVRRGVLGVSGRDLDNELAKAFGLDTQHGGFVNEVTPKSAADKAGLKAGDIIVSLNGRSIKTFQELRAKVATMGAGAEVEFGIIRDGDTKNIKATLGEADKVEAEAGNVHPMLQGATLEDSKKGIQITDIAQGSPAAMSGLVKGDLIVGLNRSKITSLKALKEMLKENQSSVALKILRDNHLLYLVLR, encoded by the coding sequence ATGAAAACCAAATTAAGCTTACTTTCTGCGGCTTTATTAACGGCATCGTTAGCCATGGCACCAACGCTTTCGTTCGCTGCTATTCCACAAGCAGTAGACGGTCAAGCAATGCCTAGTTTAGCGCCAATGTTAGAACGAACCACACCAGCAGTTGTATCTGTTGCAGTAACAGGCACCCAAGTGTCCAAACAGCGTACACCCGATGTATTTCGCTATTTCTTTGGCCCTAATGCTCCACAAGAACAAGTACAAGAGCGTCCTTTTAGAGGTTTAGGCTCTGGGGTTATTATTGATGCCGATAAAGGCTACATCATTACTAATAACCATGTCATAAATGGCGCCGATGATATTCAAATTGGTTTGTATGATGGCCGCGAAGTCACCGCGAAATTAATTGGTGCAGATAAAGAATCTGATATTGCATTATTGCAAATTGACGCAAAAAACTTAGTCGCGATTAAGCAAACTGATTCTGATGAAATTCGTGTGGGTGATTTTGCTGTTGCCATTGGTAACCCATTTGGTCTTGGACAAACAGTCACATCGGGAATAGTCAGCGCACTAGGTCGCAGTGGTTTAGGCATTGAAATGCTAGAAAACTTTATCCAAACCGATGCTGCTATTAATAGTGGTAATTCGGGCGGCGCATTGGTTAACTTAAAAGGCGAACTGATTGGCATCAATACCGCGATTGTGGCCCCGAATGGCGGTAACGTTGGTATAGGCTTCGCAATCCCAGCCAATATGGTTAATAACCTTGTAGATCAAATTATTGAACATGGTGAAGTAAGACGAGGTGTATTAGGTGTCTCTGGACGTGACCTTGACAATGAACTTGCTAAAGCGTTTGGTTTAGATACCCAACACGGTGGTTTTGTTAATGAAGTGACCCCGAAAAGTGCTGCTGACAAAGCCGGACTAAAAGCTGGTGATATTATTGTTAGCCTTAATGGCCGTAGTATTAAAACGTTCCAAGAGTTGCGCGCAAAAGTTGCAACCATGGGTGCAGGTGCTGAAGTTGAATTTGGCATTATCCGTGATGGCGATACTAAGAACATTAAAGCAACACTAGGTGAAGCAGACAAAGTTGAGGCTGAAGCAGGTAACGTGCATCCTATGTTGCAGGGCGCTACGTTGGAAGATAGCAAAAAAGGTATTCAGATAACTGACATTGCTCAAGGTTCACCAGCGGCAATGAGTGGACTGGTTAAGGGGGATTTAATTGTGGGACTCAATCGCAGTAAAATCACTAGCCTTAAAGCATTAAAAGAAATGTTGAAAGAGAATCAAAGCTCAGTAGCACTTAAAATATTACGTGATAACCACTTACTCTACCTTGTTTTACGTTAG
- the degS gene encoding outer membrane-stress sensor serine endopeptidase DegS has protein sequence MNLKDTCIYIIKAVVFGLIMAAVFLAITSLTQNSSLNHSLTNVSNNGSELSFAKAVRRAAPAVANIYSLSIDQRNPLNSSSLQGLGSGVIMSKEGYVLTNYHVIKKADEIVIALQDGRKFTAEVVGSDPETDLAVLKIEGDNLPIVPVNLEKPAQVGDVVLAIGNPYNIGQTITQGIISATGRSGLSSGYLDFLQTDAAINAGNSGGALIDTGGELIGINTAAFQVGGDNGGNGISFAIPIKLAHSIMDKLIKHGRVIRGALGISGEPLNPVMAQILNLPDLKGVLVTGIDPDGPAARARLTPRDVITQYNDEDVPGVEMLMDRIAETTPGTKVNMTIIREGKQQTLPVIIAEKITEAE, from the coding sequence ATGAATCTAAAAGACACTTGCATCTATATAATTAAAGCTGTGGTATTTGGTCTAATCATGGCAGCTGTTTTTTTAGCCATAACCTCTTTGACGCAAAATTCCTCGCTAAACCATAGCTTAACGAATGTGAGCAACAATGGCTCAGAATTATCTTTCGCTAAAGCAGTTCGTCGAGCCGCCCCTGCCGTTGCTAATATTTATAGCCTTAGTATCGATCAACGTAATCCACTTAATTCAAGTTCGCTTCAAGGCTTAGGTTCTGGTGTGATAATGAGTAAAGAAGGTTATGTACTAACCAATTATCATGTCATAAAAAAAGCCGATGAAATTGTTATTGCACTGCAAGATGGGCGTAAATTTACGGCTGAAGTGGTGGGGTCTGATCCAGAAACAGATTTAGCGGTATTAAAAATTGAAGGTGATAATTTACCTATAGTGCCCGTTAACCTTGAAAAACCAGCTCAAGTAGGCGATGTGGTATTGGCTATTGGTAATCCTTATAATATTGGCCAAACCATTACCCAAGGGATTATCAGTGCAACAGGACGTAGCGGCTTAAGTTCAGGCTATTTAGACTTTTTACAGACTGATGCAGCCATTAATGCAGGCAATTCAGGCGGTGCACTAATCGATACTGGAGGCGAATTAATTGGTATTAATACTGCTGCATTCCAAGTCGGTGGTGATAACGGTGGTAACGGCATTAGCTTTGCAATTCCGATAAAACTCGCCCACAGTATTATGGACAAATTGATTAAACATGGCCGAGTTATCCGCGGTGCATTAGGTATTTCAGGCGAACCACTCAATCCAGTAATGGCGCAAATACTCAACCTACCTGATTTAAAAGGGGTGTTAGTGACAGGAATTGATCCTGATGGACCTGCGGCGCGGGCACGCTTAACGCCTAGGGATGTGATTACTCAATATAATGACGAAGATGTTCCTGGTGTTGAAATGCTCATGGACAGAATCGCAGAAACGACACCTGGCACTAAGGTCAACATGACCATTATCCGTGAGGGCAAGCAGCAAACATTACCAGTCATTATTGCAGAAAAAATAACGGAAGCTGAGTAA
- the murA gene encoding UDP-N-acetylglucosamine 1-carboxyvinyltransferase: protein MDKLTIKASKPLTGEVVISGAKNAALPILMAGVLAETDFIVSNVPNLRDVITSCELLRCLGAEVEDLGGSRIRISTTNLNEYCAPYDLVKTMRASILILGPLLARYGTADVSLPGGCAIGARPVNLHLHGLELMGAKIEVKEGYIKARVDGRLKGAHIFMDMVSVGATENLLMAAALADGTTVIENAAREPEVTDLAHCLIAMGAKITGVGSATLTIEGVERLSGCEYRVMPDRIETGSFLVAAAVTRGKIRCVSADPKTLESVLSKLEDAGAAITTGEDWIELDMKGQRPKSVNIKTAPYPAFPTDMQAQFCVLNALAEGTGRVTETIFENRFMHVPEMSRMGANIELEGNTCIIHGIERLNGAQVMATDLRASASLVIAGLMAEGTTTVDRIYHLDRGYEHIEAKFQGLGAEVVRVK, encoded by the coding sequence GTGGATAAATTAACTATTAAAGCCAGTAAACCTTTAACTGGCGAAGTCGTGATCTCTGGTGCAAAAAATGCAGCATTGCCTATTTTAATGGCTGGCGTATTAGCCGAAACAGATTTTATTGTCTCAAATGTACCGAATTTACGTGACGTGATCACTAGCTGTGAACTGTTACGTTGTTTAGGCGCTGAAGTTGAAGACTTAGGCGGCAGTCGCATTCGCATTTCAACCACTAATTTAAATGAATATTGCGCCCCTTATGACTTAGTCAAAACAATGCGTGCCTCTATTCTTATTTTAGGACCATTGCTTGCCCGTTATGGTACAGCAGATGTTTCATTGCCTGGTGGTTGTGCTATTGGCGCTCGTCCAGTGAATTTACATTTGCATGGTTTAGAACTCATGGGCGCTAAGATTGAAGTCAAAGAAGGCTACATCAAAGCGCGTGTAGATGGCCGTTTAAAAGGCGCGCATATCTTTATGGATATGGTCAGTGTAGGCGCTACAGAAAACTTGCTTATGGCTGCTGCGTTAGCAGATGGCACGACTGTAATTGAAAATGCCGCGCGCGAACCAGAAGTCACTGATTTAGCTCATTGCTTAATCGCTATGGGTGCCAAAATTACAGGTGTAGGTTCAGCCACATTGACGATTGAAGGCGTTGAGCGTTTATCGGGTTGTGAATATCGCGTTATGCCTGATCGTATCGAAACAGGTTCATTCTTGGTCGCCGCGGCAGTGACTCGCGGTAAAATTCGTTGTGTATCAGCCGATCCTAAAACCTTAGAGTCAGTATTATCTAAGCTTGAAGATGCAGGTGCAGCTATCACTACCGGTGAAGATTGGATTGAGCTTGATATGAAAGGCCAACGTCCAAAGTCTGTTAATATTAAAACCGCACCGTATCCTGCGTTTCCAACCGATATGCAAGCGCAATTTTGTGTGTTAAATGCTCTTGCTGAAGGTACTGGTCGTGTTACTGAAACGATTTTCGAGAACCGTTTTATGCACGTACCTGAAATGAGTCGTATGGGTGCAAACATAGAGCTCGAAGGCAATACTTGCATTATTCATGGTATTGAACGTTTAAATGGCGCCCAAGTGATGGCGACAGATTTACGTGCTTCTGCTAGTTTGGTGATTGCTGGCTTAATGGCTGAGGGAACTACAACAGTAGATCGTATCTACCATTTAGACCGTGGTTACGAGCATATTGAAGCTAAGTTTCAAGGTTTAGGTGCTGAAGTCGTTCGGGTTAAATAG
- a CDS encoding BolA family protein: MECNVIEQILTEALSLTEAHVTSDGSHYKVVAVGECFDGMSRVKQQQAIYTPLAEQIASGELHALTIKTFTPTQWKREKLFNM, translated from the coding sequence ATGGAATGCAATGTTATTGAACAAATTTTAACCGAGGCGTTGTCGCTTACAGAAGCGCATGTGACCTCGGATGGCAGCCACTATAAAGTGGTTGCTGTGGGCGAATGTTTTGACGGCATGAGCCGCGTAAAACAACAGCAGGCGATTTATACCCCTTTAGCTGAGCAGATTGCCAGTGGTGAGTTGCACGCGTTAACAATTAAAACTTTTACGCCTACCCAGTGGAAGCGTGAAAAACTTTTCAATATGTAA
- a CDS encoding STAS domain-containing protein yields MITFNQQDQRCIVSGRLTQDEVKQLWPKRHELFTASTQVVDLSALEYVDSAGVALLLALIKLHASNSQEASVIRQLVNPSEQLKKMIELYDLDAFFS; encoded by the coding sequence GTGATTACCTTTAATCAACAAGACCAACGCTGCATTGTCAGTGGTCGGTTAACTCAAGATGAAGTAAAACAATTGTGGCCTAAACGCCATGAATTGTTTACTGCATCTACTCAAGTGGTAGACTTATCAGCATTGGAATACGTTGACAGTGCAGGTGTTGCATTGTTATTAGCGTTAATCAAACTACATGCTTCAAACAGTCAGGAAGCAAGCGTAATACGTCAATTGGTTAACCCCAGTGAGCAGCTCAAAAAAATGATTGAGCTTTATGATTTAGACGCTTTTTTTAGCTAA
- a CDS encoding MlaC/ttg2D family ABC transporter substrate-binding protein, which produces MKTFFSRVIALCLVGSAVISQGAIAANEEVNTHDPYEMIKQVSSMTFDRFKSDKALINDDLSHLKVIVREELMPYVDYKYAAYKVMGQYLSDTTVDQRNRFVEAFEGYLVATYAQALTEYTDQKVAFDPPSDFSDEKIVEVNVQILEQGRPPIKIQFKARRLKDNTWKAFDLVAEGVSLLASKQSEISNLIRQQGIEAVITMLNDKTQQRIDRQPVKEAAAA; this is translated from the coding sequence ATGAAAACGTTTTTTAGTCGTGTTATTGCTTTATGCCTAGTTGGTAGTGCAGTTATTAGCCAAGGTGCTATAGCGGCCAATGAAGAGGTTAATACTCATGATCCTTATGAGATGATCAAACAAGTATCCAGTATGACTTTTGATCGGTTTAAATCAGATAAAGCATTAATTAATGATGATTTAAGTCACTTGAAAGTGATTGTGCGTGAAGAGCTTATGCCTTACGTCGATTATAAATATGCTGCATATAAAGTGATGGGACAGTATTTAAGCGATACGACTGTTGATCAACGTAATCGTTTTGTTGAGGCTTTTGAAGGCTATTTAGTGGCCACTTATGCACAAGCATTAACAGAATATACGGATCAAAAAGTAGCCTTTGATCCACCAAGTGATTTTAGTGATGAAAAAATAGTGGAAGTGAACGTGCAAATCCTTGAGCAAGGTCGTCCACCGATTAAAATTCAATTCAAAGCACGTCGTTTGAAAGACAATACTTGGAAAGCATTTGATTTAGTGGCGGAAGGTGTGAGCTTATTAGCCTCTAAACAGTCTGAAATTTCTAATTTAATCCGCCAGCAAGGTATTGAAGCAGTCATAACAATGTTGAATGATAAAACTCAACAGAGAATAGATCGCCAACCAGTAAAAGAAGCTGCAGCTGCGTGA